In the Moraxella osloensis genome, CTACCTGATACCCTCATCTTTGACCAACAGCAGCCGCAGCAACCTGTTAGTCCCTGTCTGCTCATGTCCTATCATTCAGGCGAGACGTTAAAATCCTTAATGTATGCGAATGCTAAATTGCCCATACTTAATCTTCAGCAAAAAATGACCATTTTTTTACATAGCTGCCAACTGGTCAACCGTTTACATCAATTTGGGCTGATGCATTTGGATCTCAAACCCGCCAACTTTATTGTAAAACCCAATCTTGAGGTGGTGTTAATTGATTTTGGTCTGAGTGATTTTAGTTTTAGTGATATTGATTTCAATAATATTGCTCTTATTAATACTAGGGCAAAAAATACCTCACTCAACTGCAAAACTTACACCGCTGGTACACCCGCCTACATGAGTCCTGAGCAATTCACAGGTCAGCCACTTGACAAGTTTAGCGACTACTATAGCTTAGGGGTGATAGGGTACGAATTATTGATGGGATGTCTGCCTTTTATGGCAAATGATTATCCTGGTTGGGCAATCGCGCATTGCCAACAGCCTGTGCCTTTTTTATGTCCAAATCATCAGCTATCAGAATTTGCTTGCCAAGCTTGTCAGCCTTTTATCGATAAACTGCTGGCAAAACGCGTGGAAAACCGTATTAATGACTTGGCAAGTATTATAAATGCGCTAAAAATTTTACTTAACCAATAAAAAATGCGATTTTTTAAAAAAAACCCCTTGCCAAAGCGAAAATTTTCTATATAATAGCCAACCACAAAGACACTGATACAAATATTGAGTCAACACTTTGAGGCAACTCATGGGGCTGTGGCGAAATTGGTAGACGCACTGGATTTAGGTTCCAGCGCCGCGAGGTGTAAGAGTTCGAGTCTCTTCAGCCCCACCACTCAAATCAGTATTAGTTAAATTAACCTGCCTCTCGCAGGTTTTTTTATGCCCAAAATTCCTGTCTATCTTATCTCACCATTGCTTACTGTTAGCCAGTAAGCTGCTCACTATGTTGCTAAAAATTTTTTAACTGATTGCCAACTAGCTACTTTTTAGCTTGCATTGAGTATTAACTGCCCCATCTCTATAGTTAGCTTGTTTACTGTTAGCTATGTTAATTTTTCTACTGCCTTTTATAAGCCTCTATTCCTATGAAAATTTTACAATCGCCCTATTATCAACCGCGAAAGCTGCTTAGCGCCTCCTCTGAGCCGCCCTATACCGTTCAACTCATTGAAGATAACATCCAATACGCTAGTAAATATAACCCTTTTGAGTCGCTACTCGATGATATTTTCCCTGGGGTGCATGTTGGCAACCATGATATGGTGATTCGCAAAGAGCAGCTTAAAGATTTTGAGCGTTGCACCGATTTTACCACCGTCGCCTATTCGCATAAAAATAATACCTTGTATGAGCGTGAAGCGTGTTATTTTCATCCCAAATATGAAGTGTTCATGCTCACCAACGAAGATTTGTCCAATGACTATGACGAATACATCTTTGAATCAGGTCTGCTAAAAGTCGTCAGTATTTACTATATTTCGACCAATCCGCATTCGGCGGCGAGTGTCAAAAACGTGTTTGATGAATACTTACAAAAGTATGTGTCGCAAGAGGCTAAAGTATCGATTTTACTCAAAGAAGCCCATGGTTTTGTGTTTAAAACCCATCGTATCAAGCCATTTCCCATCAATTTAGATACCATGTATCACGAGGATTTTCTGCCAGTGCATCAGCACATCAAAGAATCACTCAATCACGATGGTAAAGGCGTGGTGCTGTTGCATGGCGTGGCGGGTTCAGGTAAAACCAACTATATCAAATGGCTAACTAGCCAAGTACCTAATAAAAAATTCATCTTCGTGCCCACTACCATGATTGCGTATTTAACCAACCCTGAATTTATGTCACTATTGGTGGATAATAAAAACTCGGTATTAGTGCTTGAAGACTGTGAAAACTACATTGCTGAGCGTAGCATTGATAACGCCAATACCGATGTGGTATCGGCGATTTTGAACATTGCTGATGGTATGCTGTCGGATGTGTTGGAGTGCCAGTTTATTTGTACCTTTAACTCCGATATTTCAAAAATTGACCCCGCGCTGCTGCGTAAAGGTCGATTGATAGCTGAGTATAAATTCAAAGAACTTTCCGTCGAAAAATCTAACGCGTTTTTGGCATCGATTGATAAAGCTATCACCGTCAATAAACCGCACTCATTGGCAGAGTTAACCAACATGGATCATCTGTCCTATCGAGAGAAACAAGCAGAAAAACCCAAATTCGGTTTTGTATAATTATTAAGCCCATTTATTAAGTATAGTCGTTGAGTATCATCAGTAGGCATAAAAAAAAGGAGCGCAATTGGCTCCTTTTTTTATACTAGACATTACTAAACCTAGACCTAGACATTGTCAATTTGCTTTTCATCAATGGGCACAAGCTCAATCGCTGTTTTATCTGCATTCATACGAATCGAAACCGTACCGCCATTGACCAAATCACCAAATAATATTTGCTCTGCCAATGGTTTTTTGATTTCATCTTGAATCAAGCGGTTCATTGGGCGCGCACCCATGAGACGATCGTAACCTTTTTCTGCCAGATAATTTCTGACTTCATCATCAATTTCAAGCACCACTTTCTTGTCATCGAGCTGGGCTTGCAGCTCAACCAAGAATTTATCAACCACAGATACAATGACATTTTGATCCAATGGGTTAAATTGAATGATGGCATCTAAACGATTGCGAAACTCTGGGGTAAACATCCGTTTCATCGCCTCACTATTGTCGCGGCTATGGTCTTGTTTGGTAAAGCCCATGCTGTTGCGACTGATGCTATCAGCGCCGACGTTGGTGGTCATGATTAGTATCACTTGCTTAAAGCTTGATGTACGGCCGTTATTGTCGGTGAGCGCGCCATGATCCATCACTTGGAGCAGCAAGTTAAATACATCAGGATGGGCTTTTTCAATCTCATCTAGCAATAGCACACAATGCGGGAATTGATTGATTTTTTCGGTTAATAAACCACCCTGATCAAAGCCCACATAGCCTGGCGGTGCCCCAATCAGGCGTGACGCCGTATGTGCTTCCATATACTCAGACATATCAAAACGAACCAGCTCAATGCCTAACAAATTCGCTAACTGACGACTGACTTCAGTTTTACCGACACCCGTAGGACCGGCAAACATAAACGAACCAATCGGTTTATCATCTGGTTTTAAGCCTGCACGTGACAACTTGATGGCATCTGCCAAGTTTTTGATGGCTTCATCTTGACCAAACACCAGATGTTTTAGGTTGCTTTCAAGATTTTGTAGCACCGATTTGTCATCCGTTGAGACTGATTTTGGCGGGATGCGCGCAATTTTTGAGATAATGTATTCAATTTGCGGGACATCAATCACTACCTCGCCATCTTGTTGTGCCGCGTCAATTATTTTATTATCGGCTTCGCTTAACATAGCTTCAGGTTCGACAACACCATCTGCTGCATGGCTAACATCTAAGTCATCGACAAGCGCGTCTTCATCCACCACAGGCTGATTTGATAGCTTGTCATTTGCTACAGTATCAGTGGATTGATTGCTGTCCACACCAGATTCAACATGATTTTCGGCTTGTTTTTGCAGGCGAACAAATGCACCCGCTTCATCAATCACATCAATGGCTTTGTCAGGCAAAAAACGTTCGTGAATGTGTTTTACCGCTAGATTCACGGCACTTTGTAGTGCCTGGTCGGTATAGCTTACGTTATGGAATTTCTCATATTGTTTTTTCAGACCGCGTAGAATATCAATCGTTTCATCAATCGATGGCTCGTTGACATCAATTTTTTGGAAACGGCGACTTAAGGCATGGTCTTTTTCAAACACTTGGCGGTATTCGGTAAAG is a window encoding:
- a CDS encoding serine/threonine-protein kinase, with the protein product MIETRSTHPALVIIKNGCQSVVTDLQPLSASNPLNHTELWYGVWHSTHSPPTAVVVKQLLPHFSATNLAHFKQEINALHHCQSLAIDSTNATSGIPTLYASNLLPDTLIFDQQQPQQPVSPCLLMSYHSGETLKSLMYANAKLPILNLQQKMTIFLHSCQLVNRLHQFGLMHLDLKPANFIVKPNLEVVLIDFGLSDFSFSDIDFNNIALINTRAKNTSLNCKTYTAGTPAYMSPEQFTGQPLDKFSDYYSLGVIGYELLMGCLPFMANDYPGWAIAHCQQPVPFLCPNHQLSEFACQACQPFIDKLLAKRVENRINDLASIINALKILLNQ
- the clpA gene encoding ATP-dependent Clp protease ATP-binding subunit ClpA, whose amino-acid sequence is MLSLELQSTLRLVVTLAKQRAHEYLTVEHLLLALLENENAVEALVACAVNVDQLGKDLTQYIDEHTPTVDINEDYSPQPTRSFDRILQRAIFHVQSVASSRLVEGSDLLVSMFSEHDTYAVYLLKKQGVTRLELTQYLSHGQDKKVRDKLTSVETEETGEKSSKDPLTEFTINLNQKASTGGTDPLIGRQAEIERTAQILCRRRKNNPLLVGDPGVGKTSIAEGLAWLIVNDKAPKPLSGCVVYSLDIGALIAGTKYRGDFEKRMKALLDALKAKPNAILFIDEIHMIIGAGSSMSSNMDVSNLIKPALASGELRCIGSTTFTEYRQVFEKDHALSRRFQKIDVNEPSIDETIDILRGLKKQYEKFHNVSYTDQALQSAVNLAVKHIHERFLPDKAIDVIDEAGAFVRLQKQAENHVESGVDSNQSTDTVANDKLSNQPVVDEDALVDDLDVSHAADGVVEPEAMLSEADNKIIDAAQQDGEVVIDVPQIEYIISKIARIPPKSVSTDDKSVLQNLESNLKHLVFGQDEAIKNLADAIKLSRAGLKPDDKPIGSFMFAGPTGVGKTEVSRQLANLLGIELVRFDMSEYMEAHTASRLIGAPPGYVGFDQGGLLTEKINQFPHCVLLLDEIEKAHPDVFNLLLQVMDHGALTDNNGRTSSFKQVILIMTTNVGADSISRNSMGFTKQDHSRDNSEAMKRMFTPEFRNRLDAIIQFNPLDQNVIVSVVDKFLVELQAQLDDKKVVLEIDDEVRNYLAEKGYDRLMGARPMNRLIQDEIKKPLAEQILFGDLVNGGTVSIRMNADKTAIELVPIDEKQIDNV
- a CDS encoding AAA family ATPase — protein: MKILQSPYYQPRKLLSASSEPPYTVQLIEDNIQYASKYNPFESLLDDIFPGVHVGNHDMVIRKEQLKDFERCTDFTTVAYSHKNNTLYEREACYFHPKYEVFMLTNEDLSNDYDEYIFESGLLKVVSIYYISTNPHSAASVKNVFDEYLQKYVSQEAKVSILLKEAHGFVFKTHRIKPFPINLDTMYHEDFLPVHQHIKESLNHDGKGVVLLHGVAGSGKTNYIKWLTSQVPNKKFIFVPTTMIAYLTNPEFMSLLVDNKNSVLVLEDCENYIAERSIDNANTDVVSAILNIADGMLSDVLECQFICTFNSDISKIDPALLRKGRLIAEYKFKELSVEKSNAFLASIDKAITVNKPHSLAELTNMDHLSYREKQAEKPKFGFV